The stretch of DNA GCCACCAACGCGATCGTGGTCTCGAGGTCCGAATCGAGCGAGTCGATCACGTCGTTCGGCGAAGAGAAGCGCCGGATGGTCCCCGCCGCTTCCGCAAACGAGTACGAAGGAACACCTTTACCGATGATGGTCATGGCTACCTCCCCAACGGACGGAAACAACCGTCACGGTCTCGAGGGACGAAGACGCCGCCGATCAGTTGCAGCGCGAGGTCCGGATCGCTGAACTTCTGGAAGGAGTCGGCGATCCGCGGTGTGATGGTCCAATCGATCTCGTCGTAGCAGCCGGCGAGCCGCGCCCAGGCCTTGAGTTTCCACGCGTACATCTCGGTGGCATAGAGGTTGCGTTCCTCCGGATCCGACTCGGCCAGCCGCTGATACAGAGCCCGGTGCGCCTTCCGGATCGCCTTGGTTGCTTCCTCGACCTCCTCGGCGCCCAGCGGGCGCAGCGTGCCGCCGTCCGTGCAGAACACGCGGGTCTCGATGATGTCGGCCTGATAGTCGCTGGGCGTGAACCAGGCTGTACCCCAGACGTTGTTGTCCATCTTCACCGTGGCGGGCAGCCGGTAGGCGATGACGAAGTGGTGGTAGGGCAGGGTCTCCCGGATGCCGTCGACCCACGGGAAGTCGCCGTCACCGTCCGTGCAGGTCTCGCGCAGCGCCAGGAAGGTGCCGTCCTCGAGCTGGTACGGGCCGGTGTCGCACACCGCGGTGCGCGCGTCGCAGTTCTCCAGGAAGGCGTATGCCGTCAGCCGCGCACCGAATTTCCGGATTCCCGCCTTGACCGTGTCGTCCGCGGCGACGAGATGGGACCGGATCTCGCCGAGCAGGTCGTCGTCGATGACATGGGAACTGTTGGCAGGCTCGGCGTCCATGTTGAACAGGACGTTGTCGGTGCGCATGGCGATGGTCGCCTCGCGCCAGAAGCGGAGAACCTCGAGCTGATCCTCCAGGCCGTCGGACAGGCTGTTCTCGCCCAGGTCGACGAACAGTTCGCGGCCTGTCAGGTAGTGCAGCGGGGTCGCCGCGAGGTTGATGAAGCTGCGCTTGTTTCCGATCGGCAGTGCCTTGCGCACCAGTTCGGTGGGCGTGGCGTGCTTCAGAATGGTGCGGATGCGCTCGGGCACCCGCAGGTAGTCCTCCATCATCGACATCAGGATGTAGGTGTTCATCCCGAACAGCTCCGACTCGAACACGGTTCGCGCGGACAGTTCGGACTTGTAGGCCGCACCGGCGGCGTGGACCAGCCAGTTCCACTCGTCGAGGGTGGGTTCGTAGTCCGGGTCGGCATAGAGGGCCTCCACGTTCACGGGAGTGGTCACGGTCATGCCGTCACCGCCCCTGCCGCTACGGCGACGCGCGCGGTCTGGGTGTCGGAGAGGTCCAGGACCACGGTGTCGCCGTCGGCGACCTCGCCGGTTAGGTCGGCGGCGAGCACGCACGGCACGTCGGATTCCCGGCACAGGATGGCCAGATGCGACTCCCGGCTGCCTGCGGTACAGACGATCGCGCGCAGATCGGGCAGGATCGGCGACAGGAAGGTCATTCCGCCTTTACTGACGAACGCGATCGTCTCCTCCAGATCATCGTCATCGATCGACAGCACGTCGGCCGTGTCGTTGAACCACCTCGCGGTGCCGCGAACCTCACCCGCGGCGAAAAGGTTGACACCGGTCCCGACCTCGTTCAGGTCTCCGCTCATCACATACTCCGTTCGGCCCATTCGCGGGCGTGGGATTGTCTTGAACACGCACTTTCGTCGGTGCCAGGAAGGGTACGAGCGGCTGTGTCGTGCGCCACAGTCCACTTAGGGGGACAGTCTCGATGCCGGTCGCGGCGGCGGTGCGGTGGCCGACAATGGATCCATGGCGGAAGAAACAACCGAGATCGTTCTGAGTAGTCGCGATCTTCGTGAGGTCACCGCGTTTGCCGCGGAATGCGCGGTGGGGGTCCTCGCGATATTCGAGGCCGACCAGCCGGCCGATTCGCGACCTCGCGACGCGATCGATACCGCGCGGGAGTTCGCTCGGGGCGGTGAGCGCGGGAAGTCTCTGCGCGACGCAGCGTGGGCGGCGCTTGCGGCCGCCAAGGGCACGGACACCGAGGCTGCGCGCGAGGCAGCGTGGGCGGCGATGGCTGCGGCAGGCGCCGCCTACCTTCATCCGTTGGCGAAGGCCACGCAGGTCAAGCACATTCTCGGCGCAGGCGCGTACGCGGCCAGAGCATCCGAGCTCGTCGCCGGCGACGATCGGACCGTCGGTGCCGAGCACATCGAGCGGGCGGCCCGGCGTGCGACGCCTGTCGTCGTCGACGTGCTCGGACGCTTTCCTGCGGCACCGGGTGGCGGCGGGCGGGTCGGCGAATTGATCCGGATGCTGGACGCTGCCCTTCGGCACTGACAGTCGCCCGCAGAACGCCGGAAAAGGGGGTCTGACCTGCCCCCACCGCGCCCGACGCGTAGTTCGTCGACCGTTGACCCAGACCACTCGGCGTGCCTAGCATCGGATATGCGCGCCATGATTCTCAAGGAATTTCGCGAACTTCGGCGGGACCCCCGCACATTGGCGATGTTGATCGCGCTGCCGCTTCTCCTGCTCGTGATATTCGGCTACGCGGCCAACTTCTATGTCTCCTCGGTCGAAACGGCCGTCCTGGGTCCCTCGGCTCAGCAGGTGAGCACGTCGTTGCCGCCGTTCTTCGAGGTGACGCAGACAGACGTCGGCGGCTCGACCGCGCAGGCGACGGATCTGTTGCGGGAGAACAAGGTCGACGTGGCGGTAGTGACCGGATCGACCCCAGTCGAGCAGTCGACGGCACTGGTGGACGGCTCGAATCTGTTCGCCGCGCAGTCGACGGTGTCGATTCTGAACAAGCTCGGCGATCAGGTCCGGACCGAGGTGCTGTTCAATCCTGATTTGAAGACGTCGTGGGTGATGGTGCCGGCAATCATCGGCTTGATCCTGACCTTCATCGGCACGATCGTCACCAGCATCGGTCTGGTTCGTGAGCGGGAGGCCGGGACCCTCGAGCAACTCGCGGTCATGCCGATCCGGCCCAGTCAGGTGATTCTGGGAAAGATCGTGCCCTATTTCCTGCTCGCGGCGCTGGACATGACTGTCGTGACAGTGCTGGGTATGGTGCTGTTCGGTGTGCCGTTCAATGGCAATGTGCTCGTGTTCGCGCTGGGTGCCGCGCTTTTCTTGTTCGTCGTTCTCGGCCTCGGTGTGTTGATCTCGACGATCTCGCAGACCACCGGGCAAGCGATCCAGACGGCGTTCCTGTTCCTGATGCCACAGATCTTGCTGTCCGGCATGATTTTTCCGCTCGATGCGATGGCGGCAGGAGTCCGCTGGATCGGATACCTGCTTCCGCTGACCTATTTCACGATGATCTCGCAG from Rhodococcus opacus B4 encodes:
- a CDS encoding PEP-utilizing enzyme; the encoded protein is MSGDLNEVGTGVNLFAAGEVRGTARWFNDTADVLSIDDDDLEETIAFVSKGGMTFLSPILPDLRAIVCTAGSRESHLAILCRESDVPCVLAADLTGEVADGDTVVLDLSDTQTARVAVAAGAVTA
- a CDS encoding putative immunity protein is translated as MAEETTEIVLSSRDLREVTAFAAECAVGVLAIFEADQPADSRPRDAIDTAREFARGGERGKSLRDAAWAALAAAKGTDTEAAREAAWAAMAAAGAAYLHPLAKATQVKHILGAGAYAARASELVAGDDRTVGAEHIERAARRATPVVVDVLGRFPAAPGGGGRVGELIRMLDAALRH
- a CDS encoding ABC transporter permease, with protein sequence MRAMILKEFRELRRDPRTLAMLIALPLLLLVIFGYAANFYVSSVETAVLGPSAQQVSTSLPPFFEVTQTDVGGSTAQATDLLRENKVDVAVVTGSTPVEQSTALVDGSNLFAAQSTVSILNKLGDQVRTEVLFNPDLKTSWVMVPAIIGLILTFIGTIVTSIGLVREREAGTLEQLAVMPIRPSQVILGKIVPYFLLAALDMTVVTVLGMVLFGVPFNGNVLVFALGAALFLFVVLGLGVLISTISQTTGQAIQTAFLFLMPQILLSGMIFPLDAMAAGVRWIGYLLPLTYFTMISQGVMLRDAPISSLWLPLVVLAVMAVVVFTGSTLRFRRDLAPDVSKASKPAAAKTVDPTAADAS